A region from the Pseudomonas sp. KU26590 genome encodes:
- the nadB gene encoding L-aspartate oxidase yields the protein MSQHFQHDVLVIGSGAAGLSLALTLPGHLRVAVLSKGDLANGSTFWAQGGVAAVLDDADTVQSHVEDTLNAGGGLCNEDAVRFTVEHSREAIQWLIDLGVPFTRDDPSTVVDGGFEFHLTREGGHSHRRIIHAADATGAAIFRTLLTQASARSNIELLEQRVAVDLITESRLGFEGQRCLGAYVLDRSTGEVDTHSARFTVLASGGAAKVYLYTSNPDGACGDGIAMAWRAGCRVGNLEFNQFHPTCLYHPQAKSFLITEALRGEGAYLKLPNGERFMQRFDPRAELAPRDIVARAIDHEMKRLGADCVFLDISHRSEDFIKGHFPTVYERCLTFGIDITRQPIPVVPAAHYTCGGVLVDQQGRTDVPGLYAIGETSFTGLHGANRMASNSLLECFVYARSAAADIVTQLGQVPQPQNLPAWDSSQVTDSDEDVIIAHNWDELRRFMWDYVGIVRTNKRLQRAQHRVRLLLDEIDEFYSNYKVGRDLIELRNLAQVAELMIASAMARKESRGLHYTLDYPDMLPEALDTILVPPTYAG from the coding sequence ATGAGTCAGCATTTCCAGCACGACGTATTGGTAATAGGCTCCGGCGCAGCCGGTTTGAGCCTTGCGCTGACATTGCCCGGGCATCTGCGTGTGGCGGTCCTCAGCAAAGGCGATCTGGCGAACGGTTCGACGTTCTGGGCCCAGGGCGGTGTTGCGGCGGTGCTGGATGACGCCGACACCGTTCAGTCCCACGTCGAAGACACCCTCAACGCAGGCGGCGGCCTGTGCAACGAGGACGCCGTCCGCTTTACCGTCGAGCACAGCCGCGAGGCCATTCAATGGCTGATCGACCTTGGCGTGCCCTTCACAAGGGATGATCCGTCGACCGTGGTAGACGGCGGGTTCGAGTTCCACCTCACCCGAGAGGGCGGACACAGCCACCGCCGGATCATTCACGCGGCCGACGCCACCGGTGCAGCGATCTTCCGCACATTGCTGACGCAGGCCAGCGCACGTTCTAATATCGAATTGCTGGAACAGCGCGTGGCGGTGGACCTCATCACCGAATCGCGACTGGGCTTTGAAGGGCAGCGTTGTCTGGGCGCCTACGTGCTGGATCGTTCGACGGGTGAGGTCGACACCCACAGCGCGCGCTTCACCGTTCTTGCATCTGGCGGGGCGGCGAAAGTCTACCTGTACACCAGCAATCCCGACGGCGCTTGCGGCGACGGTATCGCAATGGCCTGGCGCGCGGGCTGCCGCGTGGGCAACCTGGAGTTCAACCAGTTCCACCCCACCTGCCTGTACCACCCGCAAGCCAAGAGCTTTCTGATTACCGAAGCCCTGCGCGGCGAAGGCGCTTACCTGAAGCTGCCCAATGGCGAGCGCTTCATGCAGCGGTTTGACCCACGGGCCGAACTGGCGCCCCGCGACATCGTTGCCCGCGCCATTGACCACGAGATGAAACGCCTGGGCGCTGACTGCGTGTTTCTGGACATCAGTCACCGGTCCGAAGACTTCATCAAGGGCCACTTCCCGACCGTTTACGAACGTTGCCTTACGTTCGGCATCGACATCACGCGTCAGCCGATTCCCGTGGTTCCAGCGGCGCACTACACCTGTGGCGGCGTTCTGGTTGACCAACAGGGCCGCACTGACGTGCCCGGGCTGTACGCTATCGGCGAGACCAGCTTCACCGGCCTGCACGGCGCCAACCGCATGGCCAGCAACTCGCTGCTGGAATGTTTCGTGTACGCCCGCTCCGCTGCGGCAGACATCGTGACTCAGCTCGGACAAGTCCCGCAGCCGCAAAATCTGCCGGCATGGGATTCAAGCCAGGTCACCGATTCCGACGAAGACGTCATCATTGCCCACAACTGGGATGAGCTGCGGCGGTTCATGTGGGACTACGTGGGCATCGTGCGGACCAACAAGCGTCTGCAGCGCGCGCAGCATCGGGTGCGGCTGTTGCTGGACGAGATCGATGAGTTCTACAGCAACTATAAGGTCGGCCGCGATCTGATCGAGCTGCGCAACCTGGCCCAGGTGGCAGAGCTGATGATTGCTTCGGCGATGGCGCGCAAAGAAAGCCGCGGGCTGCACTACACGCTGGATTACCCGGACATGCTGCCCGAAGCGCTGGACACTATTCTGGTGCCGCCCACCTATGCCGGCTGA
- the rpoE gene encoding RNA polymerase sigma factor RpoE → MLTQEEDQQLVERVQRGDKRAFDLLVVKYQHKILGLIVRFVHDTHEAQDVAQEAFIKAYRALGNFRGDSAFYTWLYRIAINTAKNYLVSRGRRPPDSDVRSEDAEFYDGDHGLKDIESPERALLRDEIEGTVHRTIQLLPEDLRTALTLREFDGLSYEDIASVMQCPVGTVRSRIFRAREAIDKALQPLLQET, encoded by the coding sequence ATGCTAACCCAGGAAGAAGATCAGCAGCTGGTTGAACGCGTACAGCGCGGCGACAAGCGAGCATTTGATCTGCTAGTGGTGAAATATCAGCACAAGATTCTTGGGTTGATCGTGAGATTCGTTCACGACACCCATGAAGCCCAGGATGTTGCGCAAGAGGCGTTTATCAAAGCCTACCGCGCACTTGGTAACTTCCGCGGTGACAGTGCGTTTTATACGTGGCTGTACCGTATCGCCATCAACACGGCGAAGAACTATCTGGTGTCGCGAGGTCGGCGGCCGCCGGATAGCGATGTCAGGTCCGAAGACGCAGAGTTCTATGACGGCGATCATGGCCTCAAGGACATCGAGTCGCCGGAACGGGCATTGTTGCGGGATGAGATCGAGGGCACTGTCCACCGAACTATCCAGCTACTGCCAGAAGATTTGCGTACAGCTTTAACGTTGCGTGAGTTCGACGGTCTGAGTTACGAGGACATTGCCAGTGTCATGCAATGTCCGGTCGGTACCGTGCGCTCTCGCATTTTTCGCGCTCGGGAAGCAATCGACAAAGCCTTGCAACCTCTGTTGCAGGAAACCTGA
- a CDS encoding sigma-E factor negative regulatory protein, translated as MSREALQESLSAVMDNEADELELRRVLSAIEDADTRATWSRYQIARAAMHKELLIPHLDISAAVAAGIADEVSPLKAGRGPWRTLGRLAVAASVTVAVLAGVRLYNQDEIAGAQLAQQSQPSNVAMPQAKGPAVLAGYTEGEQSPGPMASGVLQNQAGWHDQRLPGYLRQHAQQAAMKGAEGALPYARAASLENR; from the coding sequence ATGAGTCGTGAAGCCCTGCAGGAATCGCTGTCCGCGGTGATGGATAACGAAGCGGATGAACTTGAACTGCGTCGCGTGCTTAGCGCCATTGAAGATGCAGACACACGAGCCACCTGGTCCCGTTATCAGATTGCCCGTGCAGCGATGCATAAAGAACTATTGATACCTCATCTGGATATTTCGGCTGCTGTTGCTGCCGGAATTGCTGATGAAGTCAGCCCGCTCAAGGCCGGTCGTGGTCCTTGGCGTACCCTGGGTCGTCTGGCGGTAGCCGCCTCGGTAACCGTTGCTGTTCTGGCCGGCGTGCGTTTGTACAATCAGGACGAAATTGCAGGGGCGCAACTGGCCCAGCAATCGCAGCCGAGCAACGTTGCAATGCCGCAGGCCAAAGGCCCGGCAGTGTTGGCAGGCTACACCGAGGGCGAGCAGTCCCCGGGTCCGATGGCAAGCGGTGTATTGCAGAACCAGGCCGGCTGGCACGATCAGCGTCTGCCAGGTTACCTGCGTCAGCATGCTCAGCAAGCTGCTATGAAAGGCGCTGAAGGCGCTCTGCCATACGCTCGTGCTGCAAGCCTGGAAAACCGTTAA
- a CDS encoding MucB/RseB C-terminal domain-containing protein: MRAIPLLPLLLGGWLVLPAHADDAQDQLKRLAQAEQQQSYTGTFVYERNGSFSTHRIWQRVDDGKVREHLLQLDGSPQEVLRVNGVTQCVSGTLEEGVSSVPDSPARAFDAAKLSSWYDIKSAGTSRVAGRLANVVTLTPRDQHRYGIELHLDSETGLPLKSLLLSDKGQLLERFQFTDLNTSQSLTDQMLSPGAECKPVEVVKSKVDAPKQKVAWRSDWLPPGFDLSSAAAHKDPDSKSLVTSLMYDDGLARFSVFVEPVSGAAMTDIRTQLGPTVAVSRRVTTPKGDAMVTVVGEIPIGTAERIALSMRDDATATSKN; this comes from the coding sequence ATGCGCGCCATCCCTCTACTGCCGCTTCTGCTGGGTGGATGGCTGGTCCTTCCAGCTCATGCGGACGACGCGCAAGACCAGCTGAAACGTCTTGCGCAGGCTGAGCAGCAGCAAAGCTATACCGGGACGTTCGTTTACGAGCGAAACGGCAGTTTCTCTACTCATCGAATCTGGCAGCGCGTCGACGACGGCAAGGTTCGTGAGCATCTTCTTCAACTGGACGGCTCTCCTCAGGAAGTACTGCGCGTCAATGGGGTAACCCAATGCGTCAGCGGTACCCTGGAGGAGGGCGTGTCCAGCGTTCCCGATTCTCCGGCCAGAGCCTTCGATGCTGCCAAGTTGTCATCTTGGTATGACATCAAGTCGGCGGGCACCTCGCGTGTCGCCGGGCGCCTGGCCAATGTTGTGACACTCACCCCTCGTGATCAGCACCGTTATGGCATTGAACTGCACCTTGACAGTGAAACCGGCTTGCCACTGAAGTCTTTGTTGCTCAGTGACAAGGGCCAATTGCTCGAGCGTTTTCAGTTCACTGATCTCAATACCTCGCAGTCACTCACCGATCAGATGCTGTCGCCAGGCGCTGAATGCAAGCCGGTGGAAGTGGTCAAGTCCAAAGTTGATGCGCCCAAACAGAAGGTTGCGTGGCGCTCCGATTGGCTGCCTCCGGGTTTTGACCTGAGCAGCGCCGCCGCCCACAAGGACCCGGATTCGAAGAGTCTGGTGACGAGCCTGATGTATGACGATGGTCTCGCCCGCTTCTCGGTGTTCGTCGAGCCCGTAAGCGGCGCAGCGATGACGGACATTCGCACTCAGCTGGGCCCAACCGTTGCTGTCTCCCGTCGCGTAACAACGCCCAAGGGTGATGCTATGGTAACCGTGGTGGGCGAGATCCCGATCGGGACGGCCGAGCGCATCGCGCTGTCCATGCGGGACGACGCTACGGCCACGAGCAAAAACTGA
- a CDS encoding DegQ family serine endoprotease, which produces MPRLKPYLAWMAAVLMLGQVVTAQAEALPDFTSLVEQASPAVVNISTRQKLPERSVAQGQMPDMEGLPPMLREFLERSTPPGSRAPGGGKGDRQREAQSLGSGFIISADGFILTNNHVIDGADEILVRLSDRSEMKAKLIGTDPRTDVAVLKIDGKDLPTVKLGNSDKLKVGEWVLAIGSPFGFDHSVTKGIVSAKGRSLPNDTYVPFIQTDVAINPGNSGGPLFNMAGEVVGINSQIFTRSGGFMGLSFAIPIDVAMDVANQLKASGKVNRGWLGVVIQEVNKDLAESFGLDKPAGALVAQVLEDGPAAKGGLQVGDVILSANGTPIVMSADLPHLIGNLKDGSKAELEVIRDGKRQKLTVTVGALPAEGEEMGAADTGVERSSNRLGVSVVDLTAEQMKSLDLKGGVVIKEVQDGPASLIGLQAGDVITHLNNQAISSSKQFTEVAKDLPKNRSVSMRVLRQGRATFITFKLAE; this is translated from the coding sequence ATACCACGCTTGAAACCTTACCTGGCCTGGATGGCCGCTGTGCTGATGCTTGGACAGGTCGTCACCGCTCAGGCCGAAGCTTTGCCGGACTTCACCTCACTGGTGGAGCAGGCTTCCCCTGCAGTCGTCAACATCAGTACGCGGCAGAAGCTGCCGGAACGCTCGGTTGCCCAGGGTCAGATGCCTGATATGGAAGGGCTGCCCCCCATGCTTCGCGAATTCCTTGAGCGCAGCACGCCGCCAGGCTCCCGTGCACCGGGTGGTGGCAAGGGTGATCGTCAGCGTGAGGCGCAGTCACTCGGCTCGGGCTTCATCATCTCTGCTGACGGTTTCATCCTGACCAACAATCACGTGATCGATGGCGCCGACGAGATTCTCGTGCGTCTTTCAGATCGCAGCGAGATGAAGGCCAAGTTGATCGGCACCGATCCACGTACCGACGTCGCGGTGCTGAAGATTGATGGCAAGGACCTTCCTACCGTCAAGCTGGGTAACTCCGACAAGCTGAAGGTCGGTGAATGGGTGCTGGCGATCGGCTCGCCGTTCGGCTTCGATCACTCGGTGACCAAAGGCATCGTCAGCGCCAAGGGCCGCAGCCTGCCGAATGACACGTATGTGCCGTTCATCCAGACCGACGTGGCGATCAACCCGGGTAACTCGGGCGGTCCGCTGTTCAACATGGCGGGCGAAGTAGTTGGGATCAACTCGCAGATCTTCACCCGTTCCGGTGGCTTTATGGGCCTGTCGTTCGCGATCCCGATCGACGTGGCGATGGACGTTGCCAATCAGCTCAAGGCCAGCGGCAAGGTCAATCGTGGCTGGCTGGGTGTCGTGATTCAGGAAGTGAACAAAGACTTGGCCGAGTCCTTTGGTCTGGACAAGCCGGCCGGTGCGCTGGTGGCTCAAGTGCTTGAAGACGGTCCGGCTGCCAAAGGCGGCTTGCAGGTCGGCGACGTGATTCTGAGCGCCAATGGCACGCCAATCGTCATGTCCGCAGACTTGCCGCACCTGATCGGCAATTTGAAGGATGGCAGCAAGGCCGAGCTCGAAGTGATTCGTGACGGCAAGCGTCAGAAGCTCACCGTGACCGTGGGTGCATTGCCGGCCGAAGGCGAAGAGATGGGCGCAGCCGATACCGGCGTCGAGCGCAGCAGCAATCGTCTGGGCGTTTCGGTGGTCGACCTGACTGCCGAGCAGATGAAGTCGCTGGACCTCAAGGGTGGCGTCGTCATCAAGGAAGTTCAGGACGGTCCTGCTTCGCTGATCGGTCTGCAGGCGGGTGATGTCATCACTCACTTGAATAACCAGGCGATCAGTTCCTCGAAGCAGTTCACCGAGGTGGCTAAGGACCTGCCTAAGAATCGCTCTGTCTCCATGCGCGTTCTGCGTCAGGGCCGTGCAACGTTCATCACGTTCAAGCTGGCGGAATAA
- the lepA gene encoding translation elongation factor 4, which translates to MSDLSHIRNFSIIAHIDHGKSTLADRFIQMCGGLSEREMEAQVLDSMDLERERGITIKAHSVTLYYKAKDGITYQLNFIDTPGHVDFTYEVSRSLAACEGALLVVDAGQGVEAQSVANCYTAIEQGLEVMPVLNKIDLPQADPDRVKEEIEKIIGIDATDAVCCSAKTGLGVDEVLERLVHTIPAPTGNIEDPLQALIIDSWFDNYLGVVSLVRVRHGRVKKGDKILVKSTGKMHLVDSVGVFNPKHSATADLKAGEVGFIIAGIKDIHGAPVGDTLTLSTTPDVPVLPGFKRIQPQVYAGLFPVSSDDFEDFRDALQKLTLNDSSLQYSPESSDALGFGFRCGFLGMLHMEIIQERLEREYDLDLITTAPTVIFELLLKTGETIHVDNPSKLPDLSTIEDMREPIVRANILVPQEHLGNVITLCIEKRGVQHDMLFLGTQVQVTYDLPMNEVVLDFFDRLKSTSRGYASLDYHFDRYQSANLVRLDVMINGEKVDALALIVHRDNAAYKGRALTEKMKELIPRQMFDVAIQAAIGGQIIARTTVKALRKNVLAKCYGGDVSRKRKLLEKQKAGKKRMKQVGNVEIPQEAFLAVLRLE; encoded by the coding sequence GTGAGTGATTTGAGTCATATCCGCAATTTCTCCATCATCGCCCACATTGACCATGGCAAGTCGACGCTGGCTGACCGGTTCATCCAGATGTGCGGCGGCCTGTCCGAGCGCGAAATGGAAGCTCAGGTGCTTGACTCCATGGACCTGGAGCGTGAGCGCGGGATCACGATCAAAGCCCACAGCGTCACCCTGTATTACAAGGCGAAGGACGGGATTACCTACCAGCTCAACTTCATCGACACCCCGGGCCACGTTGACTTCACCTACGAAGTCAGCCGCTCGCTGGCGGCGTGCGAAGGTGCGTTGCTGGTGGTCGATGCCGGTCAGGGCGTAGAAGCCCAGTCCGTTGCCAACTGCTACACCGCCATCGAACAGGGCCTGGAAGTCATGCCGGTCCTGAACAAGATTGACCTGCCACAGGCCGATCCGGACCGCGTCAAGGAAGAAATCGAAAAGATCATCGGCATCGATGCCACTGACGCGGTGTGCTGTAGCGCCAAGACCGGTCTGGGCGTTGACGAAGTGCTCGAGCGTCTGGTCCATACCATTCCCGCGCCGACCGGCAACATCGAAGACCCGCTGCAAGCGTTGATCATCGACTCCTGGTTCGACAATTACCTGGGCGTTGTTTCCCTGGTGCGTGTGCGTCACGGCCGCGTCAAGAAGGGTGACAAGATCCTCGTCAAATCGACTGGCAAGATGCACCTGGTCGACAGCGTGGGCGTGTTCAACCCCAAGCACAGCGCCACCGCTGATCTGAAAGCGGGCGAAGTAGGCTTCATCATCGCCGGCATCAAGGACATTCACGGTGCGCCAGTGGGCGACACCCTGACCCTGAGCACCACCCCGGACGTTCCAGTGCTGCCCGGCTTCAAGCGCATCCAGCCACAGGTCTACGCCGGTCTGTTTCCGGTCAGCTCCGATGACTTCGAAGACTTCCGCGACGCATTGCAGAAGCTGACGCTGAACGACTCATCGTTGCAGTACTCGCCGGAAAGCTCCGACGCGCTGGGCTTCGGCTTCCGCTGCGGCTTCCTCGGAATGCTGCACATGGAGATCATTCAGGAGCGCCTTGAGCGCGAGTACGACCTGGACCTGATCACCACCGCGCCGACCGTAATCTTCGAGCTGCTGCTGAAGACCGGTGAAACCATTCACGTCGACAACCCGTCGAAATTGCCAGACCTGTCCACCATCGAGGACATGCGCGAGCCGATCGTGCGGGCGAATATCCTTGTGCCTCAAGAGCACCTGGGCAACGTCATTACGTTGTGTATCGAGAAGCGTGGCGTTCAGCACGACATGCTGTTCCTCGGGACGCAAGTGCAAGTGACCTACGATTTGCCGATGAACGAAGTGGTGCTCGACTTCTTTGACCGTCTGAAGTCGACCAGCCGTGGTTATGCTTCGCTGGACTACCATTTCGATCGTTATCAGTCGGCCAATCTGGTTCGCCTGGACGTGATGATCAACGGCGAAAAGGTCGACGCGCTGGCGCTGATCGTGCACCGTGACAACGCCGCCTACAAAGGCCGCGCGCTGACTGAAAAGATGAAAGAACTGATTCCTCGTCAGATGTTCGACGTGGCAATCCAGGCCGCCATTGGTGGCCAGATTATCGCGCGTACAACCGTCAAGGCGCTCAGAAAGAACGTGCTGGCCAAATGTTACGGTGGCGACGTCAGCCGTAAGCGCAAACTGCTCGAGAAGCAGAAGGCCGGTAAGAAACGCATGAAGCAGGTCGGCAACGTGGAAATTCCACAAGAAGCCTTCCTTGCAGTGCTCAGGTTGGAATAG
- the lepB gene encoding signal peptidase I has product MSLNFPLLLVVAVFVCGLLALFDLVILAPRRRNAIANYQGSVSQPDVAVVERLNKEPFLVEYGKSFFPVLFIVLVLRSFLVEPFQIPSGSMKPTLDVGDFILVNKFSYGIRLPVIDLKVIPVGDPQRGDVMVFRYPSDPNVNYIKRVVGLPGDVIRYTNDKQLFVNGQLVAKQLIGSEPGTLGSAELYNEKLGEVEHQIRQEMSRYRAPPDHEWTVPAAHYFMMGDNRDNSNDSRYWDDPNIPKDELGMVPDKNIVGKAFAVWMSWPEPKLSHFPNFSRVGLIK; this is encoded by the coding sequence ATGTCACTAAATTTCCCGCTGTTGCTGGTCGTCGCCGTGTTTGTCTGCGGTTTGCTGGCCCTGTTCGATCTGGTCATATTGGCGCCCCGTCGCCGTAACGCGATAGCGAACTATCAGGGCAGCGTGAGCCAGCCTGATGTCGCGGTCGTCGAGCGGTTGAACAAGGAGCCGTTTCTCGTCGAGTACGGCAAGTCGTTCTTTCCGGTGTTGTTCATCGTTCTGGTGCTGCGCTCGTTTCTGGTTGAGCCGTTCCAGATCCCGTCGGGCTCGATGAAGCCAACGCTGGACGTGGGCGATTTCATCCTGGTGAACAAGTTCTCCTACGGCATCCGCCTGCCGGTGATCGACCTCAAGGTCATCCCGGTCGGCGACCCGCAGCGTGGCGACGTGATGGTGTTCCGCTACCCAAGCGACCCCAACGTCAACTACATCAAGCGCGTGGTCGGCCTGCCAGGGGATGTGATTCGCTACACCAACGACAAGCAGTTGTTCGTCAACGGTCAGTTGGTGGCCAAGCAGTTGATCGGTTCGGAGCCGGGCACGCTGGGCAGCGCAGAGCTCTACAACGAGAAGCTGGGCGAGGTGGAACACCAGATCCGTCAGGAAATGAGCCGCTACCGCGCGCCGCCTGATCATGAATGGACCGTTCCGGCCGCGCACTACTTCATGATGGGCGACAACCGCGACAACTCGAACGACAGCCGTTACTGGGATGACCCCAATATTCCCAAGGATGAGCTGGGCATGGTCCCCGACAAGAACATCGTCGGCAAGGCCTTTGCGGTCTGGATGAGCTGGCCTGAACCCAAGCTCAGCCACTTCCCGAACTTCTCGCGAGTCGGTCTGATCAAGTAA
- a CDS encoding DUF4845 domain-containing protein produces MKSAGPQKGLSFFGWLVLLAILAFAGSAAAKIVPHYMDYLSMKKIIESAGTDRTADITNAGDLYAYVAKGMQVNNIRDLDLNKALTVTTENNRFLAHLNYEKREPLIQNIDLVVKFDHEFSVGKP; encoded by the coding sequence ATGAAGTCTGCCGGTCCGCAAAAAGGCTTGTCGTTCTTCGGCTGGCTGGTGTTGCTGGCGATTCTGGCCTTCGCCGGAAGCGCTGCCGCCAAGATCGTGCCGCATTATATGGACTACCTGTCGATGAAGAAAATCATCGAAAGTGCCGGCACTGACCGCACGGCAGACATCACCAACGCCGGTGACCTTTACGCCTACGTGGCCAAAGGCATGCAGGTTAATAACATTCGGGATTTGGATTTGAACAAGGCGTTAACTGTGACGACGGAGAACAACAGGTTCCTCGCCCATTTGAACTACGAAAAACGTGAGCCACTGATCCAGAACATCGATCTGGTGGTCAAGTTCGACCACGAATTCAGCGTGGGTAAACCGTGA
- the rnc gene encoding ribonuclease III: protein MSVSLSRLERQLGYTFKDQELMILALTHRSFAGRNNERLEFLGDAILNFVAGEALFERFPQAREGQLSRLRARLVKGETLALLARGFDLGEYLRLGSGELKSGGFRRESILADALEALIGAIYLDAGMDMARDRVLAWLASEFDTLTLVDTNKDPKTRLQEFLQSRACDLPRYEVVDIQGEPHCRIFFVECEISLLNEKSRGQGVSRRIAEQVAAAAALIALGVENGND, encoded by the coding sequence GTGAGCGTTTCATTGAGTCGCCTGGAGCGTCAGCTCGGCTATACCTTCAAGGATCAGGAACTGATGATCCTGGCCCTGACCCACCGCAGCTTTGCCGGACGCAATAACGAGCGTCTGGAATTTCTCGGTGATGCCATTCTCAACTTCGTCGCCGGCGAAGCGCTGTTCGAGCGTTTCCCCCAGGCGCGCGAAGGTCAGTTGTCCCGTCTGCGCGCCCGTCTGGTGAAGGGCGAGACCCTCGCGCTGCTGGCCCGCGGTTTCGATCTGGGCGAGTACCTGCGCCTGGGCTCGGGTGAGCTGAAGAGCGGCGGCTTTCGCCGTGAGTCGATTCTGGCCGACGCGCTGGAAGCCCTGATCGGTGCGATCTACCTCGACGCCGGCATGGACATGGCAAGGGATCGTGTGCTCGCCTGGCTGGCCAGCGAGTTCGACACCCTGACGCTGGTCGACACCAACAAAGACCCGAAAACACGACTGCAGGAATTCCTTCAGTCACGCGCCTGCGATCTGCCGCGCTATGAAGTGGTGGATATCCAGGGCGAGCCGCATTGCCGAATCTTCTTCGTCGAATGCGAGATCTCTTTATTGAATGAAAAAAGCCGGGGACAGGGCGTGAGCCGTCGCATTGCCGAACAGGTAGCAGCGGCCGCAGCCCTTATCGCCCTGGGTGTGGAGAATGGCAATGACTGA
- the era gene encoding GTPase Era has translation MTDSPATRCGYVAIVGRPNVGKSTLLNHILGQKLAITSRKPQTTRHNMLGIKTEGAVQAVYVDTPGMHKNSDKALNRYMNKTASAALKDVDVVIFVVDRTKWTEEDQMVLERVQYVTGPLIVALNKTDRIEDKSALMPHLSWLQEQLPNAQIMPISAQQGHNLEALEKVIADHLPENEHFFPEDQITDRSSRFLAAELVREKIMRQLGAELPYQITVEIEQFKQQGKTLHIHALILVERDGQKKIIIGDKGERIKRIGSDARRDMEVLFDSKVMLNLWVKVKGGWSDDERALRSLGYGDL, from the coding sequence ATGACTGATTCACCTGCAACACGCTGTGGCTATGTTGCCATCGTTGGCCGGCCAAACGTGGGCAAGTCGACGCTGCTGAACCACATCCTCGGCCAGAAACTGGCCATCACGTCGCGCAAGCCGCAGACGACCCGTCACAACATGCTTGGCATCAAGACCGAGGGCGCCGTTCAGGCTGTCTACGTCGATACGCCCGGCATGCACAAGAACAGCGACAAAGCGCTTAACCGCTACATGAACAAAACCGCGTCTGCAGCGCTGAAAGACGTCGACGTGGTGATTTTCGTGGTCGACCGCACCAAATGGACCGAAGAAGACCAGATGGTCCTCGAGCGCGTGCAGTACGTGACCGGCCCGTTGATCGTGGCGCTGAACAAGACCGACCGCATCGAAGACAAGAGCGCGCTGATGCCGCATTTGTCCTGGTTGCAGGAGCAGCTGCCGAACGCCCAGATCATGCCGATCTCGGCGCAGCAGGGGCACAACCTGGAGGCGCTGGAGAAGGTCATCGCCGATCATCTGCCGGAGAATGAGCATTTCTTCCCGGAAGATCAGATCACTGATCGCAGCAGCCGTTTTCTCGCGGCAGAGCTGGTGCGCGAGAAGATCATGCGTCAGCTCGGTGCCGAATTGCCGTATCAGATCACCGTCGAGATCGAGCAGTTCAAGCAGCAGGGCAAGACCCTGCATATCCACGCGCTGATTCTGGTTGAGCGCGACGGGCAGAAGAAAATCATCATTGGCGACAAGGGCGAGCGCATCAAGCGCATCGGCTCGGATGCGCGCCGTGACATGGAAGTGCTGTTCGATTCCAAGGTCATGCTCAATCTGTGGGTCAAGGTCAAAGGCGGCTGGTCCGATGACGAGCGCGCATTGCGTTCGCTGGGTTACGGCGACTTGTAA
- the recO gene encoding DNA repair protein RecO, translated as MSQTPPVGQLAYVLHSRAYRENSALVDFITPQGRLRAVLRSARGKAGTMARPFVPLEVEFRGRGELKNVGRMEGAGIATWLEGEALFSGLYLNELLIRLLPAEDPHPGVFEHYAATLVALAEGRALEPLLRSFEWRLLDDLGYGFALDADVNGDPLASDGMYRLQVDAGLERVYLFQPGLFQGAELQAMAEADWSSPGALSAAKRLMRQALAVHLGGRPLVSRELFRKL; from the coding sequence ATGTCACAGACCCCTCCCGTCGGTCAGCTCGCCTATGTGTTGCACAGCCGTGCGTACCGCGAAAACAGCGCGCTGGTCGACTTCATCACCCCGCAGGGTCGCCTGCGTGCGGTGTTGCGCAGCGCACGGGGGAAGGCGGGCACGATGGCGCGGCCGTTCGTGCCGCTGGAAGTCGAGTTTCGCGGGCGGGGCGAGTTGAAGAATGTAGGGCGGATGGAAGGCGCCGGGATCGCCACGTGGCTGGAAGGCGAGGCGCTGTTCAGCGGTCTTTACCTCAATGAGCTGCTGATTCGCCTGCTGCCCGCCGAAGACCCGCACCCGGGCGTGTTCGAACATTACGCGGCAACGCTCGTTGCGTTGGCCGAAGGGCGCGCGCTGGAACCGTTGCTGCGCTCGTTCGAATGGCGGCTGCTGGACGATCTTGGTTACGGCTTTGCGCTGGACGCGGACGTCAACGGCGATCCGCTGGCCAGCGACGGCATGTACCGGCTTCAGGTGGACGCAGGCCTTGAACGGGTTTATCTGTTCCAGCCGGGATTGTTCCAGGGCGCCGAATTGCAGGCGATGGCTGAAGCGGACTGGAGTTCGCCGGGCGCGTTGTCGGCGGCCAAGCGTCTGATGCGCCAGGCCTTGGCCGTGCATCTGGGCGGGCGGCCGCTGGTCAGCCGTGAATTGTTTCGCAAACTCTAG